From the Patescibacteria group bacterium genome, the window GCGAAGATTTTCCTGTATTAGACTGAATATTTCAGAAAGCCTCGCTTCTATAATTTCAGAGACATATTTGGTCTTAACTTCACCATCTTCATGCTTGTCCAGCTTTGCGAGATCAATAGTGTCCTTCTCATCTACCTTGTCTGGTAAGGCGTATCCGTATTTCAATTTGATCAGATCTGCGAGGTCTAGGTTGGTACGAAGACCGATAGCGATGTCATTTGTGATATGAGTAGAACCAATAGGGATTACACCGCAAGTCGCGATCTCGCCGTCTTCATAGGCGGCATAGGAAGTGCTGGCGGCTCCGATATCAACAAGGAGAGCGCCCATTTCAATTTGGCGCTTGGAAAGGAGTAGCTTGGCGGTTGCAAGAGGAGAAAAAACTAATTCTTCGACCCCGATATTTGCTTGGTCAACGGCTTTGATAAGTGATTTTACAGCGTTTGATGAAGCGGTCACAATATTAGAGACAACCTCAAGTCTGATTCCGGTCATGCCGATTGGATCTTTGATTACTTCATTGCTATCAACGACAAAATTTTCGGGAATTACGTGAAGAACCTCGCGGTTAGACTTGGTTGGGATGGCGCGAGCAGCATCGATAGCCCGTCTGACGTCGTCTTCACCGATCTGTCCGTTTTGGCTAGAGATGGCGATAATGCCTTTGCTCTCCTCGCTCTCGATAAACGGGCCAGAGATGCCAACAACAGCACCCTGTATTTGGCAACCGGACATTCTCTCGGCTTCGAGTACGGAACTGGTAATAGCAGAGACTGTTTCCTCAATATCGACAATAACACCCTTGCGGATGCCCTGGTTGGCGCTTTCGCCCAACCCGATAATATCAATATTACCTTCCTCGAATTTACCGACGCAGGTGATGACCTTA encodes:
- the ftsA gene encoding cell division protein FtsA, encoding MRESNISVGIDIGSTKVITCVGKFEEGNIDIIGLGESANQGIRKGVIVDIEETVSAITSSVLEAERMSGCQIQGAVVGISGPFIESEESKGIIAISSQNGQIGEDDVRRAIDAARAIPTKSNREVLHVIPENFVVDSNEVIKDPIGMTGIRLEVVSNIVTASSNAVKSLIKAVDQANIGVEELVFSPLATAKLLLSKRQIEMGALLVDIGAASTSYAAYEDGEIATCGVIPIGSTHITNDIAIGLRTNLDLADLIKLKYGYALPDKVDEKDTIDLAKLDKHEDGEVKTKYVSEIIEARLSEIFSLIQENLRKADCTDALPAGVVLTGGGSKIQGIVEMTKEKMRLPAKVGSPIIEITGLIDKLGDPVYSTSIGLMLWGKDRSHEPNRMNFNLDIPGVNNVIDKVKSIFKNLMP